CCTCCGCCCACGGGCATTTCTTTGATGATCGATAAAATCAAAGAATTGTAAGGAGATCGCATCTCTTGCGCAGACAAATTTTCAGCAACAAAAAGAAATGTAACGACGATAAAAAGCCGGCTAAACTTTGACATGCCGTCATCGCATCACAGGATCCGCAGACTGTCGAGTCCAATTCAGCAACGACAAACAAAGCCGTGTTTTTACTCGGCCCGGTCTTGAGTCACCACAGTTCTACGCACCGTTGGCTTTTTGACGGCATTGCCTTGCTGTGCAGCCCCTGGCTGTGGCTGAACTGCTCTTGCACGAGGAGCCGCGTAACGTTGCTGCTGTTGTTGCTGTCGCTGAACAGTTCGTGCAGGCGCGCGCCGTTCGGGGGCCACGGCTTGAACTTGCCCCGCCATCTTGCCTTGGGGAATTAAGAAATCAAAAAAGCCATAGGATTCATCTAATTTCAGCATGATCACTGACAGCAGATAAAATGCAAACAGCATGTAGTGACGAGTGGATGCTTTCTCCTTCATCATCTTCTCAATACCACGCAGACGTTGATCCACATCGACGTTGGGACTCACCGCTTTTTGCGAAGCCGGCGGCGGAGAAGCATGCGTCTGAATCAAAACAGTGGCAGCCTCGCCGTTTGCGGAAAGGGCCGCTGAATTGCTAAGGGAAAGTTGCACATTCATATTGAGAAGACGTACTTCGTTACGCTCTTGCTCAATTTCTGTCTCAAACATTTTTTGTAGCAACCGCGCATTCTCAGAGTAAGAATAATCCGGGTAGTGAGTCTGCATAATCTGACGAAGGGCCGCCTGAAATTCTGCGGCACTTGAGTATCGTTCATTGGGATCCTTGCGCAGAGCTTTCAGAATAACCTGGTCAAGCTCCGGCGGAATCGCGCCGTTATAGTAAGACGGCGCTTTGATGTTGTAATCGCAATTTGAAATCGTTGCGAGGATGGTCATCTCGGAATCGCCAGTGCGATAAAATGGGCGACGGCTTGTGAGGAGCTCCCACGCGACAATACCCAAAGCAAAAATATCCACACGCGCATCAAGATGCTCGCCGGCGATCTGTTCCGGCGACATGTAGGCGAATTTTCCCTTAATCGTGCCGGCGCGAGTGGCCTCAATCATCGTACTTGCAGCCTTTGCGATACCAAAATCGATGACTTTCAAATTGCCGTCATAGCTCACCAGCAAGTTGTGCGGAGAAATATCGCGATGAATCGCTTTGACTTCTTCACCAGTGACTTTGTTGACAAAAGTATGGGCGTAACTCAAGCCGGAAGCCGCTTGCGCGAGCAGGCTGAGCGCCATCGGTATCGGCATGAGTTCGCCCTTTTCAACAAATTTATAAAGAACATCCTTAAGATTCTTACCTTCGATATATTCCATGGAAATATAGGGCTGGCGGTTGCATTCTCCGAAATCGTGGATCTGCACCGTGTGGGGATGATTAAATCCC
The sequence above is drawn from the Bdellovibrionales bacterium genome and encodes:
- a CDS encoding serine/threonine protein kinase, with the protein product MNSNDFPNFENFGNYVLLKKIATGGMAEVFLARPASHKGNGRVVVIKRILPHAANDIEFIKMFQGEIRVCMGFNHPHTVQIHDFGECNRQPYISMEYIEGKNLKDVLYKFVEKGELMPIPMALSLLAQAASGLSYAHTFVNKVTGEEVKAIHRDISPHNLLVSYDGNLKVIDFGIAKAASTMIEATRAGTIKGKFAYMSPEQIAGEHLDARVDIFALGIVAWELLTSRRPFYRTGDSEMTILATISNCDYNIKAPSYYNGAIPPELDQVILKALRKDPNERYSSAAEFQAALRQIMQTHYPDYSYSENARLLQKMFETEIEQERNEVRLLNMNVQLSLSNSAALSANGEAATVLIQTHASPPPASQKAVSPNVDVDQRLRGIEKMMKEKASTRHYMLFAFYLLSVIMLKLDESYGFFDFLIPQGKMAGQVQAVAPERRAPARTVQRQQQQQQRYAAPRARAVQPQPGAAQQGNAVKKPTVRRTVVTQDRAE